The DNA segment AACTGCTCATAAAAATATCTTCGTTTAGAACTCTGGTGTAAAGCACGATCTGGGGCCAAATGTAGGGTCTTCGTATTAAGAAGAGGTTAAGTCCTGAGGTTATTATTCTGAATGTAAAATCGAAGTTGGTTTTTTTTAAAATAATAGCTTAATTGCATCTTTAGGCAAATATTCATCAATATGATGAAATTTTTACTTCAAGGATTAATGTAAAGGAAATTCGGCGTAGAAAATTACGGATTTCTTAACAAATAGCTATAGAGAAAAGGCATGAAAAAACACCTTAAATATATTGATGGTACGTCTGATAAATTCTGGCAGATTGAGGTTACAGAAGCTGCTTACACGGTTGTTTATGGAAGAAACGGGACAAGCGGAACCGCTCAAACAAAATCATTTAGCAGTAATGAGGAGTGCTTAAAAGCAGCGGAAAAATTACTAAATGAAAAAGTAAAGAAAGGGTATTCGGAGGATGGAGAAGTGTTAATTAGTAATCCTGCCTCCAAATCTGCGAAAAGCTCCGGGACGAATATACAGGAGGTACTGAATGCTTATGACGCTATTATTTTATCTAAAGATATAAAAACACTGTTGCCTTTTTTGAAGGACAATGCCAAAGGAAACCTGGAGGCTTTAAAAAAGCACATCAGGAAAGCCAGGCGGTATTGGATGGATTTCGTAGACCTGACCAATGAGCGTCAGTATAGAAGAGACAATTCTCAATGGGGAACCAGGGGCGAGCAAAGACAATTTGATATCATTACCCTGAGTGCCATTGCGCTGTTCAATAAGACGGATATTACTTCATGGGATCAGGCTGTTGAGCTATTGAAAAGAGTGGAAGAACCCATGATTTTAGAGGTGCTACAGTGGGCAAAGCCGGACTGGATCGCTGGCTTTTTATTGGATAAGGCAAAAAAAGACAGTTGGAGAAGGTTCGACTATAAGGCATTGCGTTTTATGGAAGGTCAGTCTCTGATCAGCTATGAGCCTGAACTGTACGCATTAAGTCTTGGATCTTTTAGTGAATGGGCTGCGAAAATCAAAGCAAGGGAGTTTATCAGTTTTGTACTAAATGACCAGTTGGCTTACGAACGTGATGTGCCGGAGCTGTTCAATTATCAAACAGAACTTCAGGATGGGTATTTCAGAGAGAACGATACGGAGGCTTATGATGCACACCGGACCTGGGAAATCATTTTCAATTCTTTATTGGCAGCTGGTAAACTAGACCGGAGTTATTATATAGAGCAGATCATCCTAATCCAGACCAAGGACTGGAACAATACCCTCAAATCTTTTTTCCGCAAAAGGCTGACGGATTTAAATCCTACCGCAGATGAACTGCTGCCTTATCAGGAAAATATTTTTGCGGCGCTGCAGTATGCGTATGCACCTGTAGTGAATTTTGCGATGGACCTGGTGAAGAAAATATATGAAGATAAGGGGTTCAGTGTGAGTTCTTTTCTGGATTGGCTGGAGCCAGTCATGATGGCGAGCGACAATAAGACGGCGATTAAAAGTGCTTTTCCAATTTTAGAGAAACTGAATAAACAGTATCCTAAATTCAATAAAAGAATCACGGCATTATTAGCCGATGTTTATGTGGTGCCGGATTTGAACTTGCAGGAAAGGGCAACTAAACTGCTCTTGAAAATAGCGGATGAAAAGAATGCTGAGTTGAGCGAAAAGCTATCTTCTTATACTGCCTTGATGCAGGGGAGTGTAAGAACGAGCCTAAGTTCGTTGCTAACTGAAGAGACGGTCGGGGCGGGTTCGGAAGAAAGAGAAGTCTATCATTATGAGCCTAAAAAGGAAAAGGTATTGTTGCAGGAGATAGAGCTGCCCAAGGACTGGAACGATATTGTGTTTTTATTTGGGAAGTTTATTGCTTCTGATGAAATCGCAGATGGAGAGATTTTGCTAAACACCTTTATTACTCAAAGACATTTATTTCCAAAAGATTATTCAGAGCAGCTACAGCCTTATGGAAAACAGTTGCAAAAGAAATATTTTGAAAGTGTCTACAAAAATTACGTCAGTGCTTTCCTGCAGCAGAAGATTGAAGATTACGATAGGGTTTTTAAAATTGAAGACCGGCCTTATCAATCGATAAAAACCTTATTGTTAATCAGACCCCTTCTGCATGCCGTGCAAAATAGGATGACTGCAGAGAAACCTTTACCGATGTTGTCGTTTCCTTCGCACCTTCCGCATTGGGTGGCACCTAAAGTTTTATTGGAAAGACTGATTGCTTACCAACAAGAAGGAGCCGAAATTAACAAGCTGGACCTGAGCATTGCCATTAGCAGGATGCCACGGGAAAATGTAGAAGAGGCGATGCCTTTATTAGAGCAATTGAATCCTGAATTAAAAGGTCTAATGGCATTTTGTTTGGGGAAAACCAAAGAGATGACCTTTAAGAATGGTTCAGTCTTGACTAAGCTGTTGTCTAAAATAAATGTGACCACTGATGATCAGCTCAAAGCAATATGGGCGGTAGCAGCCAGAACCTATTATCCTGATGATACCTTTCCGGAGTTTGAAGAAACGTATCTGAAGGAGATTCCATTCGTAGTTTCTCCATTTAGCCCGGTCATTTCCTTTGAAGAGCGTTGGAATGAATTTATGAATTATCGGACGAAACAAAATGAACGTTCTCCTTCCTGGTATGAGCTGACTTTCCATATTCCGGGATATAAAAATATGCCGGATTATTTTCTATATGGTTTAGACCTGTTTGGTAGAAAAAACCGTTGGGAATACATGATGGATGTTGAGGGAA comes from the Pedobacter sp. FW305-3-2-15-E-R2A2 genome and includes:
- a CDS encoding DUF6493 family protein, whose protein sequence is MKKHLKYIDGTSDKFWQIEVTEAAYTVVYGRNGTSGTAQTKSFSSNEECLKAAEKLLNEKVKKGYSEDGEVLISNPASKSAKSSGTNIQEVLNAYDAIILSKDIKTLLPFLKDNAKGNLEALKKHIRKARRYWMDFVDLTNERQYRRDNSQWGTRGEQRQFDIITLSAIALFNKTDITSWDQAVELLKRVEEPMILEVLQWAKPDWIAGFLLDKAKKDSWRRFDYKALRFMEGQSLISYEPELYALSLGSFSEWAAKIKAREFISFVLNDQLAYERDVPELFNYQTELQDGYFRENDTEAYDAHRTWEIIFNSLLAAGKLDRSYYIEQIILIQTKDWNNTLKSFFRKRLTDLNPTADELLPYQENIFAALQYAYAPVVNFAMDLVKKIYEDKGFSVSSFLDWLEPVMMASDNKTAIKSAFPILEKLNKQYPKFNKRITALLADVYVVPDLNLQERATKLLLKIADEKNAELSEKLSSYTALMQGSVRTSLSSLLTEETVGAGSEEREVYHYEPKKEKVLLQEIELPKDWNDIVFLFGKFIASDEIADGEILLNTFITQRHLFPKDYSEQLQPYGKQLQKKYFESVYKNYVSAFLQQKIEDYDRVFKIEDRPYQSIKTLLLIRPLLHAVQNRMTAEKPLPMLSFPSHLPHWVAPKVLLERLIAYQQEGAEINKLDLSIAISRMPRENVEEAMPLLEQLNPELKGLMAFCLGKTKEMTFKNGSVLTKLLSKINVTTDDQLKAIWAVAARTYYPDDTFPEFEETYLKEIPFVVSPFSPVISFEERWNEFMNYRTKQNERSPSWYELTFHIPGYKNMPDYFLYGLDLFGRKNRWEYMMDVEGNVYYWDSLMPQNSAALAYFLLRSSCTISSNGGRELKGFLTLVNRSGFVFSDLTMLVFACTFFQEKKDIRLMSAEVLINLVEMRAIDLALLSEKLAYLSNNKYGPFLRLVESISMLKDISPLHNSAFLQLMEGIFKGMEVEEKLPVNFKKIVEHYVDVLYKTKEKPSADAVTLFDKLKDNAALKALVKQILK